One genomic segment of Mycolicibacterium psychrotolerans includes these proteins:
- a CDS encoding aminotransferase class I/II-fold pyridoxal phosphate-dependent enzyme encodes MNQSHAPLLEALARYRGADRYGFTPPGHRQGRGVDERVTAVLGADPFRSDVLASGGLDDRRSQGGYLAHAEELMADAVGADYAFFSTCGSSLSVKAAMMAVAGGGDGLLLSRDSHKSIVAGLIFGGLQPRWITPQWDAERHLSHPPSPEQVEEGWCRHPDADAALIVSPSPYGTCAGLRGIAEVCHRRGKPLIVDEAWGAHLPFHENLPTWAMDAGADVCVVSVHKMGMGFEQGSVFHVQGDLIDRDRLSACADLLMTTSPNVLLYSAMDGWRRQMVERGHDMLGAALDLASSLRATLDELPDVTVMEHELLGEQASHDLDRLQIMLDVAATGTSGYQANDWLREHCRLDLGMSDHRRILATMSAADDAATGARLTDALTAWRDAAREFPAPPTIALPDPGELQLDSVMLPREAFFGATEMVPADRAAGRIAAEQITPYPPGIPAVVPGERLNDTVIDYLRSGVEAGMNTPDPADPSLAEFRVVA; translated from the coding sequence ATGAACCAGTCTCACGCCCCGCTGCTCGAGGCGCTGGCGCGTTACCGCGGCGCCGACCGTTACGGATTCACCCCGCCCGGGCACCGCCAGGGTCGCGGCGTCGACGAGCGGGTGACGGCTGTACTCGGCGCCGACCCGTTCCGCAGCGACGTGCTGGCCAGCGGAGGGCTGGACGACCGGCGGTCGCAGGGCGGATACCTGGCCCACGCCGAGGAGCTGATGGCCGACGCGGTGGGCGCCGACTACGCGTTCTTCTCCACCTGCGGCAGTTCGCTGTCGGTCAAGGCCGCGATGATGGCCGTCGCGGGTGGTGGTGACGGCCTGCTGCTCAGCCGCGACAGCCACAAGTCGATCGTCGCCGGCCTGATCTTCGGCGGGTTGCAGCCGCGGTGGATCACTCCGCAGTGGGATGCGGAACGGCACCTCTCGCATCCGCCGTCACCCGAGCAGGTCGAGGAAGGCTGGTGCAGACATCCGGACGCGGACGCGGCGCTCATCGTCAGCCCGAGCCCCTACGGCACGTGTGCGGGTCTGCGCGGGATCGCCGAGGTGTGCCACCGCCGCGGCAAACCGCTGATCGTCGACGAGGCCTGGGGTGCCCACCTTCCGTTCCACGAGAACCTGCCTACCTGGGCGATGGACGCAGGCGCCGACGTCTGCGTGGTCAGCGTGCACAAGATGGGGATGGGCTTCGAGCAGGGATCGGTGTTCCACGTGCAGGGCGACCTGATCGATCGGGACAGGCTGTCCGCCTGCGCCGATCTGCTGATGACGACGAGCCCCAACGTGCTGCTCTACTCGGCGATGGACGGCTGGCGTCGCCAGATGGTCGAGCGCGGACATGACATGCTCGGCGCCGCACTGGATCTCGCCTCCTCGCTGCGGGCCACCCTCGACGAACTCCCGGACGTCACCGTCATGGAGCACGAGTTGTTGGGCGAGCAGGCCTCCCACGACCTGGACCGGTTGCAGATCATGCTCGACGTCGCCGCCACCGGCACGTCGGGCTATCAGGCCAACGACTGGCTGCGCGAGCACTGCCGGCTCGACCTCGGCATGAGCGACCACCGCCGCATCCTGGCCACGATGTCGGCCGCCGACGACGCGGCCACCGGGGCGCGCCTGACCGATGCGCTCACGGCATGGCGCGACGCCGCACGCGAGTTCCCGGCGCCGCCGACCATCGCGCTGCCCGACCCCGGCGAGTTGCAGCTGGACAGCGTGATGCTGCCCCGCGAGGCGTTCTTCGGAGCCACGGAGATGGTGCCGGCGGACAGGGCCGCCGGCCGCATCGCGGCCGAACAGATCACGCCCTACCCGCCGGGCATCCCCGCGGTCGTCCCAGGCGAGCGGCTCAACGACACCGTCATCGACTATCTGCGGTCCGGCGTGGAGGCCGGCATGAACACCCCGGATCCCGCCGACCCCTCGCTGGCGGAGTTCCGGGTGGTGGCCTGA
- a CDS encoding phosphodiesterase, whose amino-acid sequence MRISDLTTLPLKAGAALRDRRVFHPTGVLCAGTVTRLAPDGEGLPVVSGDIVGRISKGAGTPGALPDFAGLAWRMQRDADAQVPWDVLMVSSTARVLLRPTRSWPAAQYSTLMPLGYRGAVYWLRAHLQTPITGEGLALSAVRDQLSTGTVDFAVEQARGGGPFTALATLSFDRALCGDEPECDQPFDPTVRSGAEVTLLPGWLTSLRRAAYRNSREGRGAE is encoded by the coding sequence GTGAGAATCTCGGACCTGACCACCCTGCCCCTCAAGGCCGGCGCCGCGCTGCGCGACCGGCGGGTGTTCCACCCCACCGGGGTGCTGTGCGCAGGCACGGTCACCCGGCTGGCTCCCGACGGCGAAGGCCTGCCGGTGGTGTCCGGCGACATCGTCGGCCGGATCTCGAAGGGGGCAGGCACACCTGGCGCACTGCCCGATTTCGCCGGGCTGGCCTGGCGGATGCAACGCGACGCTGACGCGCAGGTGCCCTGGGATGTGTTGATGGTGTCCTCCACGGCGCGGGTGCTGCTACGACCCACCCGATCCTGGCCGGCGGCGCAGTACTCGACGCTGATGCCGCTGGGCTACCGCGGCGCCGTGTACTGGCTGCGTGCGCACCTGCAGACCCCGATCACCGGCGAGGGCCTCGCGCTGTCCGCAGTGCGCGACCAGCTGTCCACGGGCACGGTCGACTTCGCGGTGGAGCAGGCGCGCGGTGGCGGCCCGTTCACCGCGCTGGCGACGCTGAGCTTCGACCGCGCGCTGTGCGGTGACGAGCCCGAATGCGACCAGCCGTTCGACCCGACGGTGCGCAGCGGTGCCGAGGTGACGCTGTTGCCGGGCTGGCTGACGTCGCTGCGCCGGGCGGCCTACCGCAACAGCCGGGAGGGGCGTGGCGCCGAATAA
- a CDS encoding acyl-CoA dehydrogenase family protein: MDFAMSAKAADYHQRLTDFMVEHVIPAEESYDRYRLGAGPEDHTVPPVIEELKKLAKERGLWNLFLPAESGLTNLEYAPLAELTGWSMEIGPEVTNCAAPDTGNMETLHLFATAEQREQWLEPLLAGEIRSAFAMTEPAVASSDARNIETTMLRDGDDYVINGRKWWISGAADPRCAILIVMGRTNPDAASHQQQSMILVPVDTPGVSIERSLPVFGWQDQHGHCEITFDNVRVPSSNLLAEEGSGFAIAQARLGPGRIHHCMRAIGVAERALALMIDRVQKRIAFGKPLAEQGVVRESIALSRNQIDQTRLLCHKAAWTIDAHGNKSKDAQLQVAQIKAVAPKMACDVLDRAIQVHGGAGVSDDFPLARMYGWHRAMRLFDGPDEVHMRTIARAELGREKTPLAAAVTR; the protein is encoded by the coding sequence ATGGACTTCGCGATGTCTGCCAAGGCGGCCGACTACCACCAGCGGTTGACCGATTTCATGGTCGAGCACGTCATTCCGGCCGAGGAGTCGTACGACCGCTACCGTCTCGGGGCGGGCCCAGAGGACCACACGGTGCCGCCGGTCATCGAGGAGCTCAAGAAGCTGGCCAAGGAACGCGGGTTGTGGAACCTCTTCCTGCCCGCCGAATCCGGGCTGACCAACCTCGAGTACGCGCCGCTGGCCGAGCTGACCGGCTGGAGCATGGAGATCGGTCCCGAGGTCACCAACTGCGCGGCGCCCGACACCGGCAACATGGAGACGCTGCATCTGTTCGCCACCGCCGAGCAGCGGGAGCAGTGGCTCGAGCCGCTGCTGGCCGGTGAGATCCGCAGCGCGTTCGCGATGACCGAGCCCGCGGTTGCGTCCAGCGACGCCCGCAACATCGAGACCACGATGCTGCGCGACGGGGACGACTACGTCATCAACGGCCGCAAGTGGTGGATCTCGGGGGCGGCCGATCCGCGCTGCGCGATCCTCATAGTGATGGGCCGGACCAACCCGGATGCGGCCAGCCATCAGCAGCAGTCGATGATCCTGGTGCCCGTCGACACCCCCGGGGTGTCCATCGAACGCTCGCTTCCGGTGTTCGGCTGGCAGGACCAGCACGGCCACTGCGAGATCACGTTCGACAACGTGCGGGTGCCGTCGTCGAATCTGCTCGCCGAGGAGGGCAGCGGTTTCGCGATCGCGCAGGCGCGGTTGGGGCCGGGCCGCATCCATCACTGCATGCGGGCGATCGGCGTGGCCGAGCGGGCGCTGGCGCTGATGATCGACCGCGTGCAGAAGCGGATCGCGTTCGGCAAGCCGCTGGCCGAGCAGGGTGTGGTGCGGGAGTCGATTGCGTTGTCGCGCAACCAGATCGACCAGACGCGGCTGCTGTGCCACAAGGCGGCGTGGACCATCGACGCGCACGGCAACAAGAGCAAGGACGCCCAGCTGCAGGTCGCGCAGATCAAGGCGGTCGCCCCGAAGATGGCCTGCGACGTGCTCGACCGGGCCATCCAGGTGCACGGCGGAGCCGGGGTGTCCGACGATTTCCCGCTGGCCCGGATGTACGGCTGGCACCGCGCGATGCGGCTCTTCGACGGCCCCGACGAGGTGCACATGCGCACCATCGCGCGCGCCGAACTCGGCAGGGAGAAGACGCCACTTGCCGCGGCGGTGACGCGCTAG
- a CDS encoding tyrosine-protein phosphatase, translating into MASLGDELSGAWNFRDVSEQTGIAPGRFFRASELSRLDDDGRSALSGYGVTDVADLRTLRELERHGPGLVPAGVDIHHLPFVETAASDDEAPHEHAFQRMMTDKPDGMSVADAAARYMTEEYGRIAGAPLAQRAVHRVVTLLGSGRRVLAHCFAGKDRTGFAIAMVLEAAGVDRDAIMADYLRSNAAVPRLRESILETVRQRAAESPEVLELAEARLTESVLGVREEYLHTARRTVDTEFGSLRGYLEATGLTDADIERLRTALNG; encoded by the coding sequence GTGGCGTCGTTGGGTGACGAACTCTCCGGCGCGTGGAACTTCCGTGACGTCTCCGAGCAGACCGGGATCGCGCCGGGCCGGTTCTTCCGTGCCAGCGAGTTGTCCAGGCTCGACGACGACGGCCGCAGCGCGCTGAGCGGCTACGGCGTCACCGACGTCGCGGATCTGCGGACGCTGCGCGAACTCGAGCGGCACGGACCCGGCTTGGTGCCCGCGGGCGTCGACATCCACCATCTGCCGTTCGTCGAGACGGCCGCGTCCGACGACGAGGCGCCGCACGAGCACGCCTTCCAGCGGATGATGACCGACAAGCCCGACGGGATGTCGGTCGCCGACGCCGCGGCGCGCTACATGACCGAGGAGTACGGCCGCATCGCCGGCGCTCCACTGGCACAGCGCGCGGTGCACCGGGTGGTGACGCTGCTGGGTTCGGGCCGTCGCGTACTGGCGCACTGCTTCGCGGGCAAGGACCGCACGGGCTTCGCGATCGCGATGGTGCTGGAGGCCGCCGGGGTGGACCGCGACGCCATCATGGCCGACTACCTGCGCAGCAACGCCGCGGTCCCGCGGCTGCGCGAGAGCATCCTGGAGACGGTGCGGCAACGCGCCGCCGAATCGCCGGAAGTGCTCGAGCTCGCCGAGGCGCGGCTGACCGAGTCGGTGCTCGGCGTCCGTGAGGAGTACCTGCACACGGCACGGCGCACCGTCGACACTGAATTCGGTTCGCTGCGCGGCTATCTCGAGGCGACAGGGCTGACCGATGCCGACATCGAGCGGCTGCGCACCGCGCTGAACGGCTAG
- a CDS encoding DUF456 domain-containing protein yields MSTGGIVLVALVIAIGLVGIIVPILPGGVLVIAAIGVWAFVVGTAAAWVTFGIAAAFFAAATVIKYTWPARRMRDAQVRTSVLVVGALAGIVGFFVIPVVGLLVGFVAGVFAAEMTMRRNVARAWASTVHAIKGVALSVGVELTGALLATVTWAVGVFLTA; encoded by the coding sequence ATGAGTACCGGCGGGATCGTCCTCGTCGCGCTGGTGATCGCCATCGGTCTGGTGGGGATCATCGTGCCGATCCTGCCGGGCGGCGTGCTGGTGATCGCGGCCATCGGGGTGTGGGCATTCGTCGTCGGCACCGCGGCGGCGTGGGTGACGTTCGGGATCGCCGCGGCGTTCTTCGCGGCGGCCACCGTGATCAAGTACACCTGGCCCGCCCGGCGCATGCGCGACGCGCAGGTCCGCACCTCGGTGCTGGTGGTCGGCGCGCTGGCCGGAATCGTCGGGTTCTTCGTGATCCCGGTCGTCGGCCTGCTGGTCGGCTTCGTCGCCGGGGTGTTCGCCGCCGAGATGACCATGCGCCGCAACGTCGCCCGGGCCTGGGCCTCGACGGTGCACGCGATCAAGGGTGTGGCGCTGTCGGTGGGGGTGGAGCTCACCGGGGCGCTGCTGGCGACGGTCACGTGGGCCGTCGGGGTGTTCCTGACGGCGTGA
- a CDS encoding PPOX class F420-dependent oxidoreductase, whose amino-acid sequence MAVALPDALLELLRKPSPCFVATLMADGSPQLTETWVTTDGEHVVLNIVGGMQKERNLRRDPRIAVNVADPDDVARFFEVRGRVVSMTSEGGKEGIDELSQKYLGIPYPYFSGNPDETRLVVTIEADKVNTPMQG is encoded by the coding sequence ATGGCGGTTGCCCTGCCCGACGCTCTGCTCGAACTGCTCCGCAAGCCCAGCCCGTGCTTCGTGGCGACGCTGATGGCCGACGGTTCCCCGCAGCTCACCGAGACGTGGGTGACCACCGACGGCGAGCACGTCGTGCTCAACATCGTCGGCGGGATGCAGAAGGAGCGGAACCTGCGGCGTGATCCGCGCATCGCGGTCAACGTCGCCGACCCCGACGACGTCGCCCGCTTCTTCGAGGTGCGCGGCCGGGTGGTGTCGATGACCAGCGAAGGCGGCAAGGAGGGCATCGACGAGCTGTCGCAGAAGTACCTCGGCATCCCGTACCCGTACTTCAGCGGAAACCCCGACGAGACACGGCTGGTCGTCACCATCGAGGCCGACAAGGTCAACACCCCGATGCAGGGCTGA
- a CDS encoding haloacid dehalogenase type II, translating into MIRALAFDVFGTVVDWRSSVTAELERFGARHGFERDWPAFADAWRAGYSPAMDRVRRGELPWTRIDDLHRGRLVELLTDAGITVDDAEIDDLNRAWHRLDPWPDAVAGLTRLKKRFVITTLSNGNVSLLTNMAKRAGLPWDCVLSAEIFHHYKPDRETYLGCAEILDVAPSELMMVAAHPSDLRSARDAGLRTGFVFRPAEHGPDRVLRRPAADEFDVMADDFGDLADQLQA; encoded by the coding sequence ATGATCCGAGCGCTCGCGTTCGACGTGTTCGGGACGGTCGTGGACTGGCGCTCGAGTGTCACCGCCGAACTCGAGCGATTCGGCGCCCGGCACGGATTCGAGCGGGACTGGCCGGCGTTCGCCGACGCCTGGCGGGCGGGCTACTCACCGGCGATGGACCGTGTGCGCCGCGGCGAGCTGCCGTGGACGCGGATCGACGACCTACATCGCGGACGCCTGGTCGAGTTGCTCACCGACGCCGGGATCACCGTCGACGACGCGGAGATCGACGACCTGAACCGCGCCTGGCACCGGCTGGACCCGTGGCCCGACGCGGTGGCCGGACTGACCCGGCTCAAGAAGCGGTTCGTCATCACCACGCTGTCCAACGGGAACGTCTCGCTGTTGACGAACATGGCCAAGCGCGCAGGCCTGCCGTGGGACTGCGTGCTCTCCGCGGAGATCTTCCACCACTACAAGCCGGACCGCGAGACATACCTCGGGTGCGCGGAGATCCTCGACGTGGCACCCTCGGAACTGATGATGGTGGCCGCGCATCCCTCCGACCTGCGTTCCGCGCGGGACGCCGGGCTGCGCACCGGCTTCGTGTTCCGGCCCGCCGAGCACGGCCCCGACCGGGTGCTGCGCCGACCGGCTGCCGACGAATTCGACGTCATGGCCGACGATTTCGGTGATCTCGCCGACCAGTTGCAAGCCTGA
- a CDS encoding NADPH:quinone oxidoreductase family protein: MKALVAQELSGPAGLVYTDVPDPAGDGDVVIDVRAAGVCFPDLLLLRGEYQMRLDPPFIPGMEVAGVVRAAPETSDFAVGQRVSAFTMLGGYAGQVAVNPGSVVPTPADVDDASAAALLGNYYTMYFALQRRAALRPGETVLVLGSGGGVGTAAVQIAKAMGAKVIAMVHRPSAMGFVESLGADVVLPLSDGWLDAVKQHTGGRGVDVVVDPIGGSTFDDAVRALATEGRLLVIGFAAGGIPTVKVNRLLLRNVSVVGVGWGEFVNRTPGAQAEVGARLAALVAAGLRPPEPVRFPLSAGAEALQSLADGGVAGKLVLEP, encoded by the coding sequence ATGAAAGCGCTTGTCGCGCAGGAGCTGTCAGGTCCTGCGGGGTTGGTGTACACCGACGTGCCCGACCCCGCGGGTGACGGCGACGTCGTGATCGACGTGCGGGCTGCCGGGGTGTGCTTCCCGGACCTGCTGCTCCTGCGCGGTGAGTACCAGATGCGCCTGGATCCGCCGTTCATTCCCGGCATGGAGGTCGCCGGGGTGGTGCGGGCGGCGCCCGAGACATCTGATTTCGCTGTCGGACAGCGGGTTTCGGCGTTCACGATGCTCGGCGGGTACGCCGGGCAGGTGGCGGTGAACCCCGGCAGTGTGGTGCCCACACCCGCAGACGTCGACGACGCATCCGCGGCGGCTCTGCTGGGCAACTACTACACGATGTACTTCGCGCTGCAGCGCCGGGCCGCGCTGCGCCCCGGCGAGACCGTGCTGGTGCTCGGGTCGGGCGGCGGGGTCGGCACCGCCGCGGTGCAGATCGCGAAAGCGATGGGCGCCAAGGTGATCGCGATGGTGCACCGGCCGTCGGCAATGGGCTTCGTGGAATCCCTCGGCGCCGACGTGGTGCTGCCCCTGAGCGACGGGTGGCTGGACGCGGTCAAGCAGCACACCGGGGGCCGCGGCGTGGACGTGGTGGTGGACCCGATCGGCGGCTCGACCTTCGACGACGCCGTCCGCGCGCTGGCCACCGAGGGACGCCTGCTGGTCATCGGCTTCGCCGCCGGCGGCATCCCCACGGTCAAAGTGAACAGGCTGCTGCTGCGCAACGTCAGCGTCGTGGGCGTGGGCTGGGGGGAGTTCGTCAACCGCACCCCCGGCGCGCAGGCCGAGGTGGGTGCCAGGTTGGCCGCACTGGTCGCCGCCGGGCTGAGACCTCCTGAGCCGGTGCGGTTTCCGCTGTCGGCCGGGGCCGAGGCGCTGCAGAGCCTCGCCGACGGCGGGGTCGCAGGCAAACTCGTGCTGGAGCCTTAG
- a CDS encoding SDR family oxidoreductase: MPGVQDRVIVVTGAGGGLGREYALTLAREGASVVVNDLGGARDGTGAGHNMADEVVKEIKDAGGRAVANYDSVAEPEGAANIIKTAVDEFGKVDGVVSNAGILRDGTFHKMEFGNWDAVLKVHLYGGYNVIRAAWPHFRENGFGRVVVATSTSGLFGNFGQANYGAAKLGLVGLINTLAQEGAKYNIKANAIAPIAATRMTQDILPPEVFEKLTPEYVAPVVAYLCTEEVPETASVFIVGGGKVQRVALFQNSGVTFTEVPSVDDVAGRWGEIADLSAAERATFALG; encoded by the coding sequence ATGCCAGGAGTGCAGGATCGGGTCATCGTCGTCACCGGCGCCGGAGGCGGTCTCGGACGCGAATACGCGCTGACGCTCGCCCGCGAAGGCGCCAGCGTGGTCGTCAATGATCTCGGCGGCGCACGCGACGGCACCGGCGCCGGCCACAACATGGCCGACGAGGTGGTCAAGGAGATCAAGGACGCCGGCGGTCGCGCGGTCGCCAACTACGACTCCGTCGCCGAACCCGAGGGCGCCGCCAACATCATCAAGACCGCTGTCGACGAGTTCGGCAAGGTCGACGGGGTGGTCAGCAACGCCGGCATCCTGCGCGACGGCACGTTCCACAAGATGGAGTTCGGCAACTGGGACGCCGTGCTCAAGGTTCATCTCTACGGCGGGTACAACGTGATCCGGGCGGCGTGGCCGCACTTCCGCGAGAACGGCTTCGGCCGCGTCGTCGTCGCCACCTCCACCAGCGGACTGTTCGGCAACTTCGGACAGGCCAACTACGGCGCCGCCAAACTCGGCCTCGTCGGCCTGATCAACACGCTGGCCCAGGAGGGCGCGAAGTACAACATCAAAGCCAACGCCATCGCCCCGATCGCGGCCACCCGGATGACACAGGACATCCTGCCGCCCGAGGTGTTCGAGAAGCTGACGCCGGAGTACGTGGCGCCCGTGGTGGCCTACCTGTGCACCGAGGAGGTGCCCGAGACCGCGTCGGTGTTCATCGTCGGTGGCGGCAAGGTGCAGCGGGTGGCGCTGTTCCAGAACAGCGGTGTGACGTTCACCGAAGTGCCCTCGGTCGACGACGTCGCGGGCCGGTGGGGCGAGATCGCCGACCTGTCGGCAGCCGAGCGCGCCACGTTCGCTCTCGGCTGA
- a CDS encoding aldehyde dehydrogenase family protein, with translation MTTDSAVPVDVGAATPDIPATVRRLRETFASGRTRSVEWRKQQLRALERLMTENEGAIAEALAKDLDRKPFEAWLADIASTAGEAASAAKSVGKWMKRRYRMLEFSQLPGRGWVEYEPYGTVLIIGAWNFPFALTLGPAVGAIAAGNTVVLKPSEIAPASSALMAELVPRYLDNDAIAVIEGDGAVSQELIDQGFDYLLFTGGTEIGRKVYQGAAAHLTPVTLELGGKSPVIVAADADVEVAAKRIAWTKLINSGQICIAPDYVLAEAPIRDQLVDKLREAVAEFEAGNPGGKRIVNERHFNRLANALAATKGTVAVGGGSDAVNIRIQPTVVVDPDPAEPLMTDEIFGPILPVVTVGSLDEAITFVNSRPKPLAAYLFTKTKAVRERVIKEVAAGGMVINHLLFHFATHKLPFGGVGPSGMGAYHGKYGFEEFSHRKTVMTKPTRPDVGAFIYPPYTEKAWKLARRLF, from the coding sequence ATGACCACCGATTCCGCCGTCCCCGTCGACGTGGGTGCCGCCACCCCCGACATTCCGGCCACCGTCCGCCGTCTCCGTGAGACGTTCGCATCGGGCCGCACCCGCAGCGTCGAATGGCGCAAGCAACAGCTGCGGGCCCTCGAGCGGCTGATGACCGAGAACGAAGGCGCCATCGCCGAGGCGCTGGCCAAAGACCTCGACCGCAAACCGTTCGAGGCGTGGCTGGCCGACATCGCGAGCACCGCCGGCGAGGCGGCGTCGGCGGCCAAGAGTGTGGGCAAGTGGATGAAGCGCCGCTACCGCATGCTGGAGTTCTCCCAGCTGCCCGGCCGCGGCTGGGTGGAGTACGAGCCGTACGGCACCGTGCTGATCATCGGCGCGTGGAACTTCCCGTTCGCGCTGACGCTCGGCCCGGCCGTCGGCGCGATCGCCGCAGGCAACACGGTCGTGCTCAAGCCCTCGGAGATCGCGCCGGCATCCTCGGCCCTGATGGCCGAGCTGGTTCCGCGGTATCTCGACAACGACGCGATCGCCGTCATCGAGGGCGACGGCGCGGTCAGCCAGGAACTCATCGACCAGGGCTTCGACTACCTGTTGTTCACCGGCGGCACCGAGATCGGCCGCAAGGTCTACCAGGGCGCGGCCGCGCACCTGACGCCGGTGACGCTCGAACTGGGCGGCAAGAGCCCGGTGATCGTGGCGGCCGACGCCGACGTCGAGGTCGCCGCCAAGCGCATCGCCTGGACGAAGCTGATCAACTCCGGACAGATCTGCATCGCGCCGGACTACGTGCTCGCCGAGGCCCCGATCCGCGACCAGCTGGTCGACAAGCTGCGTGAGGCCGTCGCCGAGTTCGAGGCCGGCAACCCCGGCGGCAAGCGCATCGTCAACGAGCGCCACTTCAACCGGCTGGCCAACGCGCTGGCGGCAACCAAGGGCACCGTCGCGGTCGGCGGTGGCTCCGACGCCGTCAACATCAGGATCCAGCCGACCGTCGTCGTCGACCCGGACCCTGCCGAGCCGTTGATGACCGACGAGATCTTCGGTCCCATCCTGCCGGTGGTCACCGTCGGATCCTTGGACGAGGCAATCACTTTCGTGAACTCGCGGCCCAAACCGCTGGCCGCCTACCTGTTCACCAAGACCAAGGCCGTGCGTGAGCGGGTGATCAAGGAGGTCGCCGCCGGCGGCATGGTGATCAACCACCTGCTGTTCCACTTCGCCACCCACAAGCTGCCCTTCGGCGGCGTCGGCCCCTCGGGGATGGGCGCCTATCACGGCAAGTACGGATTCGAGGAGTTCAGCCACCGCAAGACCGTGATGACCAAGCCAACCCGACCCGACGTCGGCGCCTTCATCTATCCCCCGTATACAGAGAAGGCTTGGAAGCTCGCCAGACGGCTTTTCTAG
- a CDS encoding class I SAM-dependent methyltransferase — MSSLRTDNDTWDISSSVGATAVMVAAARAAETERPDPLIRDPYAKILIADAGTGVWGLMLDDDFVATVSASDPEVAAMFENMKNYQAVRTHFFDAYFGAAVDAGVRQVVILASGLDSRAFRLPWPAGTTVYEIDQPKVLEYKAETLAAHDVSPTADRRAVAIDLRQDWPAALTDAGFDPAQPTAWLAEGLLMYLPADAQDRLFSQITELSAPGSRIAAESMGLHAPDRRQRMRERFSRITAQFDVEPMDITELTYDDADRAEVADWLNGHGWQADAIASQDEMVRLDRYIEIGDNEGESFSTFTTAVRR, encoded by the coding sequence ATGAGCTCTCTGCGCACCGACAACGACACCTGGGACATCAGCTCCAGCGTCGGCGCCACCGCCGTCATGGTCGCCGCCGCCCGAGCCGCCGAGACCGAGCGTCCCGACCCACTGATCCGTGATCCCTACGCCAAGATCCTGATCGCCGACGCCGGCACCGGGGTGTGGGGCCTGATGCTCGACGACGACTTCGTCGCCACCGTCTCCGCGTCCGACCCCGAGGTCGCCGCGATGTTCGAGAACATGAAGAACTACCAGGCGGTGCGCACGCACTTCTTCGACGCGTACTTCGGCGCCGCGGTCGACGCCGGCGTCCGGCAGGTCGTGATCCTGGCATCCGGGTTGGACTCCCGGGCTTTCCGGCTGCCGTGGCCGGCCGGCACCACGGTCTACGAGATCGACCAGCCCAAGGTGCTCGAGTACAAGGCCGAGACGCTCGCCGCCCACGACGTCAGCCCGACGGCCGATCGTCGCGCGGTGGCGATCGACCTGCGGCAGGACTGGCCGGCCGCACTGACCGACGCCGGATTCGACCCCGCGCAGCCCACGGCCTGGCTGGCCGAGGGACTGCTGATGTACCTGCCCGCCGACGCCCAGGACCGGTTGTTCTCCCAGATCACCGAGCTGAGCGCCCCGGGCAGCCGCATCGCCGCCGAGTCGATGGGCCTGCACGCCCCGGACCGCAGGCAGCGGATGCGGGAACGGTTCTCCCGGATCACCGCGCAGTTCGACGTCGAGCCGATGGACATCACCGAGCTCACCTACGACGACGCCGACCGCGCCGAGGTCGCCGACTGGTTGAACGGCCACGGCTGGCAGGCCGACGCGATCGCCTCGCAGGACGAGATGGTCCGGCTCGACCGCTACATCGAGATCGGCGACAACGAGGGCGAATCCTTCTCGACCTTCACCACCGCAGTTCGGCGCTGA
- a CDS encoding TetR/AcrR family transcriptional regulator has product MPYTASRGPGRPPAAKAAETRERILHAAREVFSELGYDAATFQAIAIRADLTRPAINHYFASKRVLWAEVVEQTNTSIVSAGVARAHERTGLVDRLAAFLSATTQADAEDRSAAAFLVTSVLETQRHPELVSDEHDPLKNSRAFVTWVVNDAIERGELSSDTDVSHLVEMLVAVLWGMGFYAGFVGDGAGLGAVVHKLELLLANKLWHLG; this is encoded by the coding sequence ATGCCGTATACGGCGAGTAGAGGTCCGGGTCGTCCCCCCGCAGCGAAGGCCGCCGAGACGCGGGAGCGCATTTTGCATGCTGCTCGCGAGGTGTTCAGCGAACTTGGATACGACGCCGCGACGTTCCAGGCCATCGCGATCCGCGCCGACCTGACCCGTCCAGCGATCAATCACTACTTCGCCAGCAAACGCGTGCTGTGGGCCGAGGTGGTCGAGCAGACGAATACGTCGATTGTTAGCGCGGGCGTGGCGCGCGCGCACGAGCGGACAGGACTGGTCGACCGATTGGCGGCTTTCCTGTCGGCCACGACGCAGGCCGACGCCGAGGACCGCTCCGCGGCGGCGTTCCTGGTCACGTCCGTGCTGGAGACCCAGCGCCACCCGGAACTGGTCAGCGACGAGCACGACCCGCTGAAGAACTCGCGGGCCTTCGTCACGTGGGTCGTCAACGATGCGATCGAGCGCGGTGAACTCAGCAGCGACACCGACGTCAGCCACCTGGTGGAGATGCTGGTCGCCGTGCTGTGGGGAATGGGCTTCTACGCCGGTTTCGTCGGCGACGGGGCCGGCCTCGGCGCGGTCGTGCACAAACTCGAACTGCTGCTGGCCAACAAGCTCTGGCATCTGGGCTAG